One Saprospiraceae bacterium DNA window includes the following coding sequences:
- a CDS encoding gliding motility-associated C-terminal domain-containing protein, which translates to MNIFPNRLPVGRAFRISRSNVRVGKWWLVASFFYALPLLAQPVLSWDKTLGGSSWDELNGLLTLPDGIIAAGSSRSGPGNLSWDFFIAKLDYDGNVLWQRRYGGDADDRLWSIIPTSDGGFLAGGYSYSSSSGDKSQPTRGDMDVWVLKLSAQGLLQWERAWGGLYRDELFALLEIPGSGYLLGCNSWSDPGPDKTDPPRGEQDFWLIRIDYQGNKIWDKTIGGSGYEQINDLAWAPDGHVYISGGTVSEGGTGDLSDEPSHGGMDFWLGKFNLETRQLLWSRRYGGAGEDYPYALYISSTGRLFLGGRSGSEPAQPGPFNTSKESPFYGGDSDYWMLELDHDGQKLREWSFGGTGLDDLYAIDENPLGHLILGGVTDSDISGNKTSEGRGGYDYWLVGLDGQGNAAWQRTVGGIDNDALTKIAMRPTGSFAIGGHSRSNIGFEKTENNLGVNDFWVLYFECGLQAEIAHIGEPSSCSDDFLLLDATIPDCDACIYDWNTGSLEPFIEVQGNVAAAYTVRVRDGWGCAAFDTVRVVPPPPPDVQLGNGDTLVVQGASVVIGSEQPGFQYIWNTGDTTATIRVSESGVYSVTMTDASGCSVQATIRVNVTRRGHVYVPNVFSPNFDGHNDYVSIFADASVRRVQTFQIADRWGTLVFRRDDFIPTWETDGWDGVYRGKPAPPGVYAWFAVIEYIDGKQEILEGSVTIVR; encoded by the coding sequence ATGAACATCTTCCCTAATCGGTTACCTGTGGGTCGTGCTTTCCGAATATCGCGCTCGAATGTTCGGGTCGGAAAGTGGTGGCTTGTTGCATCATTTTTTTATGCGCTCCCTTTGCTCGCTCAGCCTGTGTTAAGTTGGGACAAGACGCTTGGCGGCAGCAGCTGGGACGAACTGAACGGCCTGCTCACGCTTCCCGATGGCATCATCGCGGCAGGGTCTTCCCGCTCCGGGCCGGGCAATCTCTCTTGGGATTTTTTCATTGCAAAACTTGATTACGACGGCAATGTGCTCTGGCAGCGCCGCTATGGCGGCGATGCCGACGACCGCCTCTGGTCCATCATACCCACTTCCGACGGCGGCTTTCTCGCGGGCGGATACTCCTACTCAAGCAGTAGCGGCGACAAGAGCCAACCCACGCGCGGCGACATGGACGTGTGGGTGCTGAAACTCAGTGCGCAGGGCCTGCTTCAGTGGGAACGAGCATGGGGCGGCCTCTACCGCGATGAGTTGTTCGCATTGCTGGAAATTCCAGGAAGCGGCTATTTGCTGGGGTGCAACTCGTGGTCAGACCCAGGGCCTGACAAGACCGACCCCCCTCGGGGCGAGCAAGATTTTTGGCTGATTCGGATTGACTATCAAGGCAATAAAATCTGGGACAAAACCATCGGCGGCAGCGGCTACGAACAAATCAACGACCTCGCATGGGCACCCGACGGCCATGTCTATATCTCCGGCGGCACGGTGTCCGAAGGCGGCACAGGCGACTTGAGCGACGAGCCTTCGCACGGCGGCATGGATTTCTGGCTGGGTAAATTCAATCTGGAAACGCGACAGCTCCTCTGGAGCCGTCGTTACGGCGGGGCAGGCGAGGACTATCCCTACGCGCTCTACATTTCTTCCACCGGACGGCTCTTTCTAGGTGGCCGTTCAGGCTCGGAGCCTGCCCAGCCTGGGCCTTTCAACACGAGCAAAGAGTCCCCGTTCTACGGCGGGGATAGCGATTATTGGATGCTCGAATTGGACCACGACGGCCAAAAACTCCGCGAATGGTCTTTTGGCGGCACCGGATTGGACGACCTCTACGCCATTGACGAAAACCCGCTTGGGCATCTGATTCTCGGCGGCGTGACGGATTCCGATATTTCCGGCAACAAAACCTCAGAGGGGCGTGGCGGCTACGATTATTGGCTCGTCGGCCTCGACGGACAGGGCAACGCGGCGTGGCAGCGAACCGTGGGCGGCATAGACAATGATGCCTTGACCAAAATAGCCATGCGCCCCACGGGTTCATTTGCCATTGGAGGGCATTCGAGAAGCAATATCGGCTTTGAAAAAACAGAGAACAATCTCGGCGTCAACGATTTCTGGGTCTTGTATTTTGAATGCGGCCTGCAAGCAGAAATTGCCCACATCGGCGAGCCGTCGTCTTGCTCCGACGATTTTTTGTTGCTCGACGCTACCATTCCTGACTGCGACGCTTGTATCTATGATTGGAACACTGGCAGCCTAGAGCCATTCATCGAGGTGCAGGGCAATGTGGCAGCCGCCTACACCGTGCGCGTGCGCGACGGCTGGGGCTGCGCGGCGTTCGACACGGTGCGCGTCGTGCCACCGCCTCCGCCCGATGTGCAATTGGGAAACGGCGACACGTTAGTAGTGCAGGGCGCTTCGGTCGTCATAGGCAGCGAGCAACCCGGCTTTCAATATATTTGGAACACAGGCGACACCACGGCTACCATAAGAGTGAGCGAATCCGGCGTTTACTCTGTCACCATGACCGACGCTTCGGGATGCAGCGTGCAAGCCACCATCCGCGTGAACGTGACGCGGCGCGGCCACGTCTATGTGCCCAATGTCTTCTCGCCCAATTTCGACGGTCACAACGACTATGTGAGCATTTTTGCGGATGCCAGCGTGCGCAGGGTGCAAACATTTCAAATCGCCGACCGCTGGGGCACGCTTGTTTTTCGACGCGACGATTTCATTCCGACATGGGAAACGGACGGTTGGGATGGTGTTTATCGAGGCAAGCCAGCCCCACCGGGAGTGTATGCTTGGTTTGCGGTCATTGAGTACATTGACGGCAAACAGGAGATACTCGAAGGGTCGGTGACAATTGTACGGTAG
- a CDS encoding CRISPR-associated endoribonuclease Cas6, which yields MRIQFSLSCQKGTVIPINYQSEISHWIFDVLSKAGSELSSWVQQRGFDLGSRNFKLFTFSPLAIYPYEMDQVRQEFRLLGNQVKLSISIYLDPSFEQQLVHIFRQVPLPLGSVDGHPTQFEVKHWQVMQPITFKETMHFKAVSPVSITSVDEVKPANPYLLPDGDGYDVSFFTHAVRRMKAAWQYKSLAGLKLLDPSFPMHYRLIGQAKSRLIHLKPNVEGIAQLRGFVYDFEVSMPPAVMEFCYYAGFGEYPYLGFGYADFK from the coding sequence ATGCGCATACAGTTTAGCCTTTCCTGCCAGAAGGGCACCGTTATTCCAATCAATTATCAATCGGAAATCTCCCATTGGATTTTTGATGTCCTTTCGAAAGCGGGTTCTGAACTCTCATCATGGGTGCAGCAGCGTGGCTTTGATTTGGGTTCTCGCAATTTTAAATTGTTCACCTTCAGCCCCTTGGCCATCTATCCTTATGAAATGGACCAAGTGAGGCAGGAATTCAGGCTTCTGGGCAATCAGGTAAAGCTGAGCATCTCCATCTACCTCGACCCTTCCTTTGAGCAACAATTGGTGCATATCTTCCGGCAAGTCCCACTGCCACTCGGCTCCGTGGACGGACATCCGACACAATTTGAAGTGAAACATTGGCAAGTGATGCAGCCCATCACTTTCAAGGAAACCATGCATTTCAAGGCGGTGTCGCCCGTCTCCATCACCTCTGTGGACGAAGTCAAACCTGCCAACCCCTACCTGTTGCCTGATGGCGATGGCTACGATGTCAGTTTTTTCACGCACGCCGTGCGCCGCATGAAAGCGGCATGGCAATACAAGTCGCTGGCAGGCTTGAAACTGCTCGACCCTTCCTTTCCCATGCACTATCGTTTGATAGGCCAGGCGAAGTCACGCCTCATACATCTTAAACCCAATGTGGAAGGTATCGCCCAATTGCGCGGCTTCGTTTATGATTTTGAGGTAAGCATGCCGCCAGCGGTCATGGAGTTCTGCTACTATGCCGGGTTCGGGGAATACCCCTATCTTGGCTTTGGCTATGCTGATTTTAAATAA
- a CDS encoding O-acetyl-ADP-ribose deacetylase: protein MNTRLTLEQGDITKIAFDVIVNAANSSLLGGGGVDGAIHRAGGPKILEECMEIRASQGGCKTGEAVMTTGGNLPARFVIHTVGPVYSAHDPAMPTLLGNCYRNSLRLAALYGLKTVAFPNIGTGVYGYPKAAACEVALLAVRGFLSEHDGKLEEVRFVCFDEENFTLYSKRLSEG, encoded by the coding sequence ATGAACACCAGACTCACACTCGAACAGGGCGACATCACCAAAATCGCTTTTGATGTCATCGTGAACGCGGCCAATTCTTCCTTGCTTGGCGGGGGCGGCGTGGACGGGGCCATTCACCGCGCCGGCGGGCCGAAAATTTTGGAAGAGTGCATGGAAATACGCGCCTCGCAAGGCGGCTGCAAGACGGGGGAGGCAGTGATGACAACAGGTGGCAACTTGCCAGCTCGATTCGTTATTCACACCGTCGGGCCAGTGTATAGCGCCCACGACCCTGCCATGCCGACGTTGCTGGGCAATTGTTACCGCAATTCGCTTCGTCTGGCAGCCTTGTATGGCCTAAAGACGGTGGCTTTCCCCAATATCGGCACGGGTGTATATGGCTACCCGAAAGCAGCGGCGTGCGAAGTGGCATTGCTTGCCGTGCGAGGATTTTTGAGCGAACACGATGGGAAACTGGAAGAGGTACGCTTTGTTTGCTTCGACGAAGAGAATTTCACGCTCTATTCCAAAAGGCTGTCGGAAGGTTGA
- a CDS encoding GtrA family protein, with product MNDLIIKFCKFGIVGASGVGVDFGITWLCKEKLRLNKYVANSTGFMCAVVSNYTLNRVWTFHSHDPAVATQFSKFLLASLIGLGINNAIIYLLTERLGVKFYTSKLIATGVVTLWNFWANYTFTFHGT from the coding sequence ATGAACGACTTAATCATCAAATTCTGCAAATTCGGTATAGTGGGCGCTTCTGGGGTGGGCGTGGATTTTGGCATCACTTGGCTTTGCAAGGAAAAATTGCGCCTCAATAAATACGTTGCCAACAGCACGGGCTTTATGTGCGCGGTGGTGAGCAACTATACCCTCAACCGTGTGTGGACGTTTCACAGCCACGACCCCGCCGTGGCCACCCAGTTCTCAAAATTTCTCTTGGCTTCTCTCATTGGCTTGGGCATCAATAACGCCATTATTTACCTGCTCACCGAGCGCCTCGGCGTGAAGTTTTATACTTCCAAACTCATTGCCACGGGCGTGGTGACGCTATGGAACTTTTGGGCGAATTACACTTTCACGTTTCATGGCACCTGA
- a CDS encoding enoyl-CoA hydratase/isomerase family protein, with protein sequence MVYENLQITHDNGIALVTISREKALNALNTQTMLELGHFFGEAAHDIEGLKGVVVTGAGEKAFVAGADITEFSSLSAPEGMQMAKRGQDIFFLVERFPKPVVAAVNGFALGGGCELAMACHLRVAGEKAKFGQPEVNLGLIPGYGGTQRLIQYIGKTKATELLMTADMLGAAEALQLGLVNYVVPAGEEVSKATELIEKIAAKAPFAISKIIETVNAYYEEGVDGFWKEVDAFGECCGTEDFREGAAAFVEKRKANFQGK encoded by the coding sequence ATGGTTTACGAAAACTTACAAATAACTCACGACAACGGCATCGCCCTCGTCACCATCAGCCGCGAAAAGGCGCTCAATGCCCTCAACACACAGACCATGCTTGAGTTGGGACATTTCTTCGGGGAGGCCGCGCACGACATTGAGGGGCTGAAAGGAGTCGTCGTCACTGGCGCGGGCGAAAAAGCTTTTGTGGCCGGAGCAGACATCACCGAGTTCAGTAGCCTGAGCGCCCCAGAAGGCATGCAAATGGCAAAACGAGGTCAGGATATTTTTTTCCTCGTCGAGCGGTTCCCCAAACCCGTCGTGGCGGCGGTCAACGGCTTCGCGCTCGGCGGCGGGTGCGAGCTGGCAATGGCCTGCCACTTGCGCGTGGCGGGCGAAAAGGCCAAGTTCGGTCAGCCGGAGGTCAATCTCGGCTTAATCCCCGGCTACGGAGGCACTCAGCGCCTCATCCAATACATTGGCAAGACAAAAGCCACAGAGCTTCTAATGACTGCCGATATGCTCGGCGCGGCGGAGGCTCTGCAACTTGGCTTGGTAAACTACGTCGTGCCAGCTGGCGAAGAGGTATCGAAAGCCACGGAGTTGATTGAGAAAATAGCGGCGAAAGCGCCATTCGCCATTTCAAAAATCATCGAGACCGTCAACGCCTATTACGAGGAGGGCGTGGATGGTTTTTGGAAAGAAGTGGATGCCTTTGGCGAGTGCTGCGGCACGGAGGATTTTCGCGAGGGTGCGGCAGCGTTTGTTGAAAAACGAAAGGCGAATTTTCAAGGAAAATAA
- a CDS encoding 1-acyl-sn-glycerol-3-phosphate acyltransferase: MEDWPIYRLSKDRAEFIREIDEFTFRRIASRHKRDLADVLVKTIYQERIRIKESPWKVDPPNERQFWNKISKRLIKKTLDRNDPEAKAVAEEILQKIIHRYSEEIVGTFQVSTFKFAQRFLTAFFNRLFNAAVGKSIRAIFRGRRHLYERLNVVGDVETVRELFKHGTVVVVPTHSSNLDSILVGYAMDQIMGLPSFSYGAGLNLYNFGPAAYFMNRLGAYRVDRRKKNSIYLETLKAMSNLSIQRGVNSLFFPGGTRSRSGALETDLKMGLLGTAVEAQRALCTLATNPDEVGERRFVSPILEGAGAGKVFVVPMVICYNFVLEAPFLIEQHLRMTGKENYLRLKDEGTSVRAWFRFIWRFFSTTSDITISVGKPMDVLGNFVDGQGRSFDRFGNELDISDYFVSKNEVVEDRQREEEYTKILADRIVERYHIENVVLSSHLVAYAVFEMLLHENPKLDLFGILRLPPDDYVFPFRAVEEVVEQMQEKLVEWEQQGKIRLAPEIHRSAADVVRDGVKNLGVFHTEKPLGFTRDGNIVSSNFRVLCFYHNRLENYHLEKAVHWKAEEIEVLKVD, translated from the coding sequence ATGGAAGACTGGCCGATTTATCGGCTGAGCAAAGACCGCGCGGAGTTCATACGCGAGATTGACGAGTTCACCTTCCGACGCATCGCCAGCCGCCACAAGCGAGACTTGGCCGACGTGCTGGTGAAGACCATATATCAGGAGCGTATCCGCATCAAGGAATCTCCATGGAAGGTGGACCCGCCCAACGAGCGGCAATTTTGGAACAAAATCAGCAAGCGGCTCATCAAAAAAACGCTCGACCGCAACGACCCGGAGGCCAAGGCAGTGGCAGAAGAGATTTTGCAAAAAATCATTCACCGCTATTCGGAGGAAATCGTCGGCACGTTTCAGGTGAGCACCTTCAAGTTTGCGCAGCGTTTTCTCACCGCTTTTTTCAACCGCCTTTTCAATGCCGCCGTAGGCAAGAGCATCCGCGCCATATTTCGAGGCAGACGCCACCTCTATGAGCGCCTCAACGTGGTGGGCGACGTGGAGACAGTGCGCGAGCTGTTCAAACACGGCACCGTCGTGGTGGTGCCCACCCACAGCAGCAACCTCGACTCCATACTCGTAGGCTACGCCATGGACCAAATCATGGGGTTGCCCTCGTTCAGCTACGGCGCAGGGCTTAATCTCTACAACTTTGGCCCAGCTGCATACTTCATGAACCGCCTCGGCGCTTATCGGGTGGACCGTCGTAAAAAGAATTCGATTTATTTGGAGACGCTCAAGGCGATGAGCAACCTGAGCATCCAGCGAGGGGTCAACAGCCTGTTTTTCCCCGGCGGCACCCGCTCTCGCTCCGGCGCATTGGAGACTGACCTGAAGATGGGGTTGCTTGGCACGGCGGTGGAAGCACAACGTGCCTTGTGCACCCTTGCCACCAATCCCGACGAGGTGGGCGAGCGGCGTTTTGTCTCCCCCATTTTGGAGGGGGCAGGGGCAGGCAAAGTCTTCGTCGTCCCGATGGTCATCTGTTACAACTTTGTATTGGAGGCACCCTTCCTCATCGAGCAGCACTTGCGCATGACAGGCAAGGAGAATTACTTGCGCCTCAAAGATGAAGGCACCAGCGTGCGAGCATGGTTTCGATTCATCTGGCGCTTTTTCTCCACCACGAGCGACATCACCATCAGCGTGGGCAAGCCGATGGACGTGCTGGGCAACTTTGTGGACGGGCAGGGACGCAGCTTCGACCGCTTTGGCAACGAACTCGACATCAGCGATTATTTTGTCTCAAAAAATGAAGTGGTGGAAGACCGCCAGCGCGAGGAAGAATACACCAAGATTCTGGCCGACCGCATCGTGGAGCGTTATCACATCGAAAACGTGGTGCTCAGCAGTCATCTCGTCGCCTACGCCGTTTTTGAAATGCTGCTCCACGAAAACCCCAAACTCGACCTGTTCGGCATCCTCCGCCTTCCTCCCGACGACTATGTGTTCCCCTTCCGCGCCGTGGAAGAAGTGGTGGAGCAAATGCAGGAAAAACTCGTGGAATGGGAACAACAGGGCAAAATCCGCCTCGCGCCCGAAATACACCGCTCCGCCGCCGATGTGGTGCGCGATGGCGTGAAAAACCTCGGCGTGTTTCACACCGAAAAACCGCTTGGCTTCACTAGAGACGGCAACATCGTATCGTCCAACTTTCGAGTCCTGTGCTTTTATCACAACCGCCTGGAGAACTATCACCTCGAAAAAGCCGTGCATTGGAAAGCAGAGGAAATCGAGGTGCTGAAAGTGGATTGA
- the yihA gene encoding ribosome biogenesis GTP-binding protein YihA/YsxC yields MEVSSAEFVASYPKESQCPKDGRPEFAFIGRSNVGKSSLINMLTRKGLAKVSGTPGKTRLLNFFLINQTWYLVDLPGYGYARVSKAEQKKLSGMIDDYFLHREALICAFVLIDSNIPPTKIDLEFINGMGERQIPFAICFTKTDRIGKATLEQNIERFMAALSETWETLPPYFITSAERKTGKAELLEFIEKYIGK; encoded by the coding sequence ATGGAAGTCAGCAGTGCAGAATTTGTAGCCAGTTATCCGAAAGAAAGCCAATGCCCAAAGGACGGCAGGCCAGAGTTCGCGTTCATCGGACGCTCCAACGTGGGCAAGTCGTCGCTCATCAATATGCTGACGCGCAAGGGCTTGGCCAAAGTGTCGGGCACACCGGGCAAAACCCGGTTGCTCAATTTCTTTCTTATCAATCAGACGTGGTACTTGGTGGATTTGCCCGGCTATGGCTATGCTCGCGTCTCAAAAGCAGAGCAAAAAAAGCTGTCGGGCATGATTGATGACTACTTTTTGCACCGAGAGGCGTTGATTTGTGCCTTCGTCTTGATTGATTCCAACATTCCACCCACGAAAATTGACCTTGAATTCATCAATGGAATGGGCGAGCGCCAAATCCCCTTTGCCATCTGCTTCACCAAAACCGACCGCATCGGGAAGGCAACCCTTGAGCAGAACATTGAGCGGTTCATGGCCGCCTTGAGCGAGACTTGGGAGACTTTGCCCCCCTATTTCATCACTTCCGCCGAGCGGAAAACCGGCAAGGCGGAATTGTTGGAGTTTATCGAAAAATATATCGGGAAATAA
- a CDS encoding vanadium-dependent haloperoxidase — MKKQILLAALSALILAFSCEKEGEPETPAVFKNQKSELLRDWIGLHLQVIKNTSGVTHIAFGRHFAYTGVALYESLVRGDKQYKSIAGSLNGQVQLPEPPQGKPLYWPASANAAMAEMLRFFYSAKPENVQRIDSLEAVYFAKYSTGVNPATDLAAAVQFGKQIAQAVIEWSKQDGADGANIPYTPLGEGYWEPTSSAPANMPGWVNNRTILPGSIHNTMPVAPTSFSKDPGTPFYNMAKEVYDISQSLTEEQKAIANFWDDAPNGNYVTVFGHWFSILKQVFEKDNPGLMKAADAYLRLGISMHEAVISCWKTKYTYHLIRPVTYIRKHIGHADWNTFIVTPPHPEYSSAHASFSGAAGYALESVFGQNYGFTDHTYDVLGMPPRKFNSFDAAAKEAAISRLYGGIHYRATVEVGNTQGKKVGENVKNLLTTRK, encoded by the coding sequence ATGAAAAAGCAAATTCTCTTGGCCGCATTGTCGGCTCTCATCCTCGCCTTCTCTTGCGAAAAAGAAGGGGAACCAGAAACACCCGCTGTTTTTAAAAATCAAAAGTCGGAGTTGCTCCGCGATTGGATTGGCCTGCATTTGCAGGTCATCAAAAACACATCGGGTGTCACGCACATTGCTTTTGGGCGGCACTTTGCCTACACGGGCGTGGCGCTGTACGAATCCCTCGTGCGCGGTGACAAGCAATACAAAAGCATCGCCGGGAGCCTGAACGGTCAAGTCCAACTGCCCGAACCTCCACAAGGCAAACCGCTCTACTGGCCTGCATCGGCCAATGCCGCCATGGCGGAAATGTTGCGGTTCTTTTATTCGGCTAAGCCGGAGAACGTTCAGCGGATTGACTCGCTGGAAGCCGTTTATTTTGCCAAATACAGCACTGGGGTCAACCCGGCTACTGACTTGGCGGCAGCTGTCCAGTTTGGCAAACAGATTGCCCAAGCCGTCATCGAATGGAGCAAGCAAGATGGCGCGGATGGTGCCAACATCCCTTACACCCCGTTGGGAGAAGGCTATTGGGAGCCTACCTCCTCGGCGCCGGCGAATATGCCGGGCTGGGTCAACAACAGGACTATTTTGCCGGGCAGCATCCACAATACGATGCCAGTGGCTCCGACATCATTCTCGAAGGACCCCGGCACGCCGTTTTACAACATGGCAAAGGAGGTGTACGACATCTCCCAATCCCTGACGGAAGAGCAAAAAGCGATTGCCAATTTCTGGGACGATGCGCCCAATGGGAATTATGTGACCGTATTTGGCCACTGGTTCAGCATCTTGAAACAGGTGTTTGAAAAAGACAACCCCGGCCTGATGAAAGCCGCCGATGCCTACCTGCGCTTGGGCATCAGCATGCATGAGGCCGTTATTAGTTGCTGGAAAACGAAGTACACATACCATCTCATCCGCCCCGTCACCTACATCCGGAAACACATAGGCCATGCGGACTGGAATACTTTCATCGTCACTCCTCCGCACCCAGAGTACTCGTCGGCACATGCTTCATTTTCTGGCGCCGCGGGATATGCGCTGGAATCTGTTTTTGGCCAGAACTACGGTTTCACCGACCATACCTACGATGTGTTGGGCATGCCCCCCAGAAAGTTCAACAGTTTCGACGCTGCCGCCAAAGAAGCCGCGATTTCGAGATTGTACGGTGGCATTCACTATCGCGCCACCGTCGAAGTTGGCAACACGCAAGGGAAAAAAGTAGGCGAAAACGTGAAAAATCTGCTGACAACCAGAAAGTGA